One region of Salvia miltiorrhiza cultivar Shanhuang (shh) chromosome 3, IMPLAD_Smil_shh, whole genome shotgun sequence genomic DNA includes:
- the LOC131016084 gene encoding pentatricopeptide repeat-containing protein CRP1, chloroplastic-like gives MEMQQMMLPRPHSLAILHKFSFVLPFFFKFSHKFAIPISLSPLGMPRSKFMKEYDSESVSLSLSDVSEHAASNCKEISWDTYNEMLCELCEEGEVDDAMALLSQMEALGYRPNSASYSCLITSLGDVGRTLEADAIFQEMVISGGRPKIRLFNAMLKSCLRKGLLELSDKVLRAIDDMGLERNRKTFEILIEYYVSAGRLNDTWLVLAEMKRKGYDPNSYVYSKIIEIYRDNGMWKKAMGVVAEIRAMGMMMDRRIYGSIIDTFARYGELEDALEVFEKMQEDCIKPDVKTWNSLIQWHCKFGETDGAVKLFSRMQEQGIYPDPKIFMTIISRLGEQGKWDIIRRIFENMKGKGHQRSGAIYAVLVDIYGQYGKSQNAEDSVMALKLEGVQLDPSMFCVLANAYAQQGLCEQTVKVLQLMEAEGMEMNLIMLNVLINSFAIAGRHMEALSVYNHMRESGISPDVVTYSTLMKAFLWAKKFDQVPKIYSEMEASGCSPDRKAREILKSALLVLEQRHS, from the exons ATGGAGATGCAGCAAATGATGCTACCTAGACCACACTCCCTCGCAATTCTTCACAAATTTTCATTCGTTCTTccatttttcttcaaatttagCCACAAATTCGCAATACCCATTTCATTAAGTCCTTTGGGAATGCCTAGAAGCAAATTCATGAAAGAATATGATTCGGAATCGGTTAGTTTATCACTGAGTGATGTTTCGGAGCATGCGGCTTCCAACTGCAAGGAGATTTCATGGGATACGTACAACGAGATGCTGTGCGAACTGTGCGAGGAAGGAGAAGTCGACGACGCCATGGCTCTGCTCTCGCAAATGGAGGCGTTGGGTTATCGCCCCAATTCGGCGTCGTATTCGTGTTTGATAACTAGCCTCGGAGATGTAGGAAGGACGTTGGAGGCCGACGCGATCTTCCAAGAAATGGTGATTTCGGGAGGTAGGCCGAAGATCAGGCTGTTCAATGCAATGCTCAAAAGCTGTTTGAGGAAAGGCCTCTTAGAGCTGTCTGATAAAGTTTTGCGGGCGATTGATGATATGGGATTGGAGAGGAATCGTAAGACGTTTGAGATTTTGATCGAATACTATGTTAGCGCTGGGCGTTTGAACGATACATGGCTGGTGCTTGCTGAGATGAAGAGGAAGGGATATGATCCCAACTCTTATGTGTATAGTAAGATCATCGAGATTTATAGGGATAACGGGATGTGGAAGAAGGCAATGGGGGTTGTGGCGGAGATACGAGCAATGGGGATGATGATGGATAGGAGGATATATGGTAGCATCATTGATACTTTTGCAAGATATGGTGAATTGGAAGATGCTTTGGAAGTGTTTGAGAAGATGCAAGAAGATTGCATAAAGCCGGATGTTAAGACATGGAATTCTTTGATCCAATGGCATTGTAAATTCGGGGAGACTGATGGTGCTGTGAAGTTGTTCAGTAGGATGCAGGAACAGGGGATTTATCCTGATCCCAAGATTTTTATGACGATCATCTCCCGTTTGGGGGAGCAGGGGAAATGGGACATCATAAGAAGGATTTTCGAGAATATGAAGGGTAAAGGACACCAAAGGAGTGGAGCCATTTACGCAGTTCTTGTTGATATATACGGGCAGTATGGGAAATCACAAAATGCAGAGGATAGTGTAATGGCACTGAAATTGGAAGGTGTTCAGCTTGATCCTAGCATGTTTTGTGTTCTGGCAAATGCTTATGCTCAGCAG GGATTATGCGAACAAACTGTTAAGGTACTGCAGCTGATGGAAGCAGAAGGAATGGAAATGAACCTGATAATGCTGAACGTTTTGATCAACTCGTTTGCAATTGCTGGACGACATATGGAAGCGCTATCGGTCTACAACCACATGAGAGAGAGT GGTATCAGCCCTGATGTTGTGACCTATAGTACTCTAATGAAGGCGTTTTTGTGGGCCAAGAAATTTGATCAG GTCCCAAAGATATACAGTGAAATGGAGGCTTCAGGATGTTCACCAGATAGAAAGGCCCGCGAAATACTGAAATCTGCTCTGCTTGTTCTTGAACAACGGCATTCATAG